The following nucleotide sequence is from Aspergillus luchuensis IFO 4308 DNA, chromosome 1, nearly complete sequence.
CATTCTTGTCGCTtacatgatcatcatccacttgaTGAGCCATCACTAACCATAAATCACGTGctccaagaaaaagaagcagTCGTCTTCATCACTTCTTCCGTGAAATCTAGAACATCAGCAATTCTCGGTCCTGTGGGACTGCAAGGAAACAAGCGGGGTTCATTTGTGGCGTGCCATCCAGGGTTCCGTGGCTTGTGCTGCGGAGCTTCACCAGCCAACCCCATGGTCTGGATGGAGCTGTCTCAATGGCATGACGTGAATGACATCCTGACACTCGctttccactccctccatcatcccacacCCATCAGCTTAGTTTTTGGTACAGACGTCATCCCCCGCAGGTGTTCGTTCCATTGTCTTGCCCTTTGTGGTGACAAGCTTGGGTGGCTTCCAACCCCGCCAGACGTTCACAATGGTCTTGGACTTTATTTGAACGTGTGCTAACCTCGCAAGGTATGGGGTATTGGAGCATTGATCACAGATCGAAGCAGCTTTAGTGGTTATCACCTTTCTACCTAGAACTTGTCAAGATGTCGAATCTCATGCACAAGGTCAAAGATGCCTTGACTGGCCATCACCATAATTCCGATTCCCGTACGAATACCTATGATCTATCTATTGATTTGCCTCTACTCGTCTCCTAACTTATCACCGTTTTAGGCAAAGGGAACAAGCCCAGTACCAATGACTATAACTCGGGCGGCGGAGAGAGATATGGACCTGGCGATGGTTCCTATAACTCTCAGCCCAGCTCTGACAACTATAGTTCTGGCGACTACGAGCGCAGGACGGACACATACGATTCGGGAACCGCTGGTGACTACGGCGGCAGCTACGGATCTCAGTCTAGCACCTACGACTATGGTAATACTGGTGGTTTTGGTACTGGTTCTGCAGATTATAGACATGAACCAGAGAGATACGGTGGCTCAGGAACTGGCCATGAATCGCGGGCTATGGACAGTGGAGCGATGCAGGATTTCGGTGGTCGTACAGGAGGCAGCAGCTACAACACCTACAGCCAGGACACTGAATCTTCTGAGTTCAGCCCTACCAGCAGGCTTGACTCTGGCAAGATGGGATACCATTCGATGGGCCCGGGTGGTACGCAGCGGAATCAATGGTAGAGGCACTTGCAAGCAAGTATCATCAGTCTCATGCAAAGGTTGACTTCCTATGACACGTGTATGTTGGACATGTGGTAATTTGTTATGTGCGGAATAGTAATCGGGTTTCGTCGAAGATACTGCGTAGTCTGAGAGTTGATTTGCATATAATTACTTGACATCTGGCTTCGACGCTTGTTGTAACCATTCTGTGAGCGGTTGGGCAGCCATGGACATCAACTACACTCAGTGCCTGCGGGGCCTTCAGCATGAAATGTGTTGTTGTCTTGACAGAAGTCATGGTGGTTTGGCAAAGGCAGAGGCAGCGGCGTAACACAGCAAACCCAGCAAACTGGACAGTTCAAACAAGTGAATGATAGCACTTCCCGAAGTGGGCAGGTACGCTTCGCACTCACAATGTGCAAGTGCGTCACGTCGTCTGCATCTCCATGGCATGACCCCGACGTCTCAACCTTTTTTTACTAGCTTCCTCGTTTATTTCAGCGTCTCGTCCTATTCAGCTGTCTAGCACCGTCGTTCACCAGCGAAACTTCACCATGGCGTCTCGTCGTCTACTCTTCACCAGACCGTCCACCGTATACCGAGACGAAGACCATGAGTTTGACAGTTACCAGGATCTAGCCTCCTCCCAGCCAGTACCTTTGTTTCAGCTCTGCACCAAGACAGGCTCGAAAAGAGGCGCCAAAACCCGAAAGCTTCTATCAGAGATGTCATCAAGCAGCGAACCGAAAGAACCACGTCCCATGAGCCAACAAAAAGCCTTGTCTCATCTCTCGGCCATGCACCGTGCAAATCAGACAGACCGTCATTTGAACATACCTGCAGAGTCCTTCACACCTTCGCGTCTTGAATCGCATGGTTGGGAGAGCAGCGACGATGGTCACTTTCAACGCAATCCTTTGACTTATACCAGATCCTATGAGTCCTCCTACTCGCTAGGTACTCCTCTTCGTGAATCTGTCTCCGAGCATACCTCCTTGGACCTCTACGGAGCCAACTTTGATCGAACCTATAGTCAGTCCCCATACGAGTCCCTACGAGTCCAATCCCGCCTCAAGCGTCCTGAAACCCGGATTACATCTGGTCTGGAGATCTCGGGCCCTGGGGCTCAGTATTCGACTACTCATTTGGAGCGCGCGCGTACCCTTGAACtggaaagggaggagaaACAGCGCAGGTTCAAAGAAGAGGTCACCGCGCTGCTCAAGAACGTTGCGCAGAAGCCTGAAAGCCCCAAACTCGACAACGAGCAGTTGCTGGCCCGGGAAAACGCTATGGAGACCATTCCAGTCAAGACACATGCGCCACAGGAGAGTCAGGCATCCGAGACCAAGTCTACCAGTACAGCCAATGTGTCTCACCTTGACAATGACTCCACCGCTCAGAACAGCATTTTGAGGACTCCTCCTGGACTCACCAGACCCGTtagagaagcagaagcgtGGTTTCACAAGGATAATCGAGGACACAAAAAACTCCGCCAGCAAGTCAAGGGAATCGCAGAGAACTGTGCTAGtgagaaggagaaacagACGACACAGCTACTGGGTGATGTCATCCTCAATCTCTATTCCTACGTCGCCAAAGATCGCAAGAAGCAGGCTGGCAACTTTGCTGACTGGGGAAGCGTGGATCCTCATTACTGTTCACCCAGCCAGGACGGCAACCATAGCTACTTTGACTACTGAGCCTGTTCTGTATGTCAAGATGGCTTAATTCATGTACCATCAGTGCGAGAATGTCCCATTTGAGGAGATTAAATAGCCTATAATATGTATTATAAAGTGGATGAGCGAGACTAGCTAGTCAGCTGAAAATATCCTAAATATGTTTACATCAGTATAGTAGTTATCGCTCGGAACTAAATATGTTCCAATGGGGTAATCCCCACTTAATGGATACAGTaagtagctagctagctccCGACGACGTCACCGCCATCCAAAAGTTTCCCTCCGCAACGCCTCCCCCATGAACAAACACCCTTACTATCACCAACCACATTAAACCCTCACACCAACCATGAACAAAGTAACAGGAGCTCTCATCGACGAAGCAACCCACATTCGGGCCATCGCCAAAGATGTCGTCCTCTCCGGGACATATTTCTACCCAATTAAGGTGCGCCACACACACAGCCACCCATCATACCCCCATTTTCtatacctacctactacaCAAACCACCCTATTatagggaaaaaaagactaaatataatgaatgaatgaataaataGGGAATAATCTACACCCTCAACCGCCCCACCCTCCGCCAACCTCTCCTCTCACGGTCCTCCAAAACCCTCACTCTCGGCGTAGGCGTCACCAcagccatgttcttcttcacctACGTCCCACAAGCAGCCATCATGTCCATCACCAGTGGTCCCCTCCTCGCCCCATTCTCCGCGGCATTACTCGTCCTCAGCGAATCCTCCACCATAACCACCTTCCTCGCGCGGTCATTCCTCCTCGCGGACGCTATCACTGCGACGTTTGACGCCACGCTCGTGGAAATGGGGCAGGAGAAACTCCTTGAGCAGTCGGGAAAGAgaggcggtggtgatgaggtCATGTCCCGCTTCGGgggcaaagaagaagtcgaggAAAGACAAACGAATATGTGGAACATGTTGGTGAGGAGTGTGGTGTTGCTACCGCTGAACTTTGTGCCTGTGGTGGGAACGATCATCTATGTTTATgtgcaggggaagaaggtcggGGAGGGGGTGCATGAGCGGTGGTTTGGGTTGAaggggtggaagaaggcggagaggAGTAGGTGGGtcgggaggtggagggggaagtATACTGGGTATGTTTTTATTCCCTTTtcgttttttttctttgattaTGGCTAACTGACTACTGAGTAGGTTCGGAATGGCGGCGTTCGCGCTGGAAATGGTCCCGTTTGTGTCGATTGCGTTTGCGTTTACGAATACAGTT
It contains:
- a CDS encoding EI24 domain-containing protein (COG:S;~EggNog:ENOG410PJRM;~PFAM:PF07264;~TransMembrane:4 (i55-73o85-107i166-189o236-257i)), which produces MNKVTGALIDEATHIRAIAKDVVLSGTYFYPIKGIIYTLNRPTLRQPLLSRSSKTLTLGVGVTTAMFFFTYVPQAAIMSITSGPLLAPFSAALLVLSESSTITTFLARSFLLADAITATFDATLVEMGQEKLLEQSGKRGGGDEVMSRFGGKEEVEERQTNMWNMLVRSVVLLPLNFVPVVGTIIYVYVQGKKVGEGVHERWFGLKGWKKAERSRWVGRWRGKYTGFGMAAFALEMVPFVSIAFAFTNTVGAALWAADWEKELQ
- a CDS encoding uncharacterized protein (COG:S;~EggNog:ENOG410PZ41), whose product is MASRRLLFTRPSTVYRDEDHEFDSYQDLASSQPVPLFQLCTKTGSKRGAKTRKLLSEMSSSSEPKEPRPMSQQKALSHLSAMHRANQTDRHLNIPAESFTPSRLESHGWESSDDGHFQRNPLTYTRSYESSYSLGTPLRESVSEHTSLDLYGANFDRTYSQSPYESLRVQSRLKRPETRITSGLEISGPGAQYSTTHLERARTLELEREEKQRRFKEEVTALLKNVAQKPESPKLDNEQLLARENAMETIPVKTHAPQESQASETKSTSTANVSHLDNDSTAQNSILRTPPGLTRPVREAEAWFHKDNRGHKKLRQQVKGIAENCASEKEKQTTQLLGDVILNLYSYVAKDRKKQAGNFADWGSVDPHYCSPSQDGNHSYFDY